Genomic DNA from Pseudomonas sp. CCC3.1:
GCCCAGCAGACGGGCGATTTCATACTCGGGCACTTTGTCGACCGAATACGAGCTAAAACCTTCGACTTCAGACGGGTCGATGCCCGCGTCTTTGAGTGCGGCCAGCGTGGCTTCCAGCGCCAGGCGCAGTTCGGTACGCCCGGAGTTCTTGGAAAACTCGGTCGCGCCCAGCCCAACAATGGCGGCGCTGCCGGAAAGTGACGATTGCGTCATGTGTCGTGTCTCCCGCTGTCAGGGCAGAACCAGCGCGACCGTACCGGTCACGTGGTTGCCCATCGAATTTTTGCCGCTGAGGGTTATTTCCACCGTGCGGGTGGCAGCGTCCTGACCCGTGACTGCGCCGTTGAAGGTCATGCAGTCGCCGGGGTAGTTCGGCGCGCCGAGCTTGATCTTCAGCGACGCAAAACGCGCTTCGGGGCCCGCCCAGTCTTCGATGTAACGCTGCACCAGCCCGTTGGTGGTGAGGATATTCATGAAGATGTGCGGCGAGCCGAGGGTCTGCGCGGCATTCAGGTCGTGGTGGCCCGGGAAGTAATCGCGGGTCGCGATGGCGCCGCCTGCGACCAGCCCCACGGTGATCGGGATCGCCAGTTCCGGCAGGGTTTCGCCGGGGCGCACGTCGTCAAAGCGCTTGGTGTTCTTCGAGGTCATATTTCCATCCCAGCTTGTCGTTATGGCTCAACCAGTCGCCGAGGCGTTCCAGGCTTGCCGCCGAACCGCCCAGGGCACTGCCCAAAGCGCGGCTCCAGTAAAGAAAGCGGTGCATCGGGTACGTCAGGTCGACGCCAATGCCGCCGTGTACGTGCTGAGCGGTATGCCCGATCAGGTGCCCCGCTTCGCAGGCCTGCCAGGCGGTGGCCAGCGCTTCAGACGGCGCGGGCAGACCGGCGTCGAGGCGATAGCACAATTGCCACAGGCAGCTGCGCAACGCTTCAAGGGCGATGTGGGTCGTTGCCATGCTCATTTGCACGGCCTGAAAGCTGCCGATGCTGCGGTCGAACTGGCGACGCTCGCTGACGTACACCACGGTGCGGCGAATCTGCTCATCACTCACACCCAGTTGCAACGCGGCCAATGCCGCAATGCTGCGCGGCTCCAGCCAGCTCAAGGCACTGGCCGGGAGCACGTGCTCAACGCCAATCAACAGTTTGTCGACGTGCAGGTCTGCAATGGCTTCGCCGTGGGTCATGCGGCCGGGCACCTGCTTGATGGCTTTGGCCGACAATTCGACCAGCGCCAAACGTGGCTGACCTTCGGCCTCAACCAACAACAGCGCCGCCTGTGACTGCTCAGCCAGCGCCAGTGCAGCCACACGGCCGTTGAGCAGCCAGCCGCCTGCGGTCGATGTGGCCTGCAAGGCAATGCCCTGGGCGCTGGTCAAACCGCTCAGGTCCAGGGTCAGTAAAGCCCGGCCAGCCGCCGCCTCAACAGCCCATGCCTGCAAGGACGGCTCAGCACACTGCGCCAGAGTCGCGGCGGCCAGTTGATGGCGCCACAACGGCACCTGCCCCAGCGCTCGGCCTTGGGCTTCAAGCACCAGCAACAACTCGGTCATGCCCAGGCCGCTGCCCCCTTGAGCCTCCGGAATGGCCAAGGCCTGCAAACCGGTTTCCACGCACAACTGCCACAGCGGCTCCATAAAGGCGTGCTCACTGGTATCGAACTGGCGCAAGCGGTCATCGGTGCAATAGTCGGCAAACACATTGCCCGCCATTTCAGCGATTGCTTTTTGATCTTCGGTGAATTCGAAATCCATGCAGCCCCCTTATTGCGCAGCTGGCCTGAACAACGGCAGCGTGAGTTCGCCGTCGAAGGTCTGGAATTCAAGTTGCAAGGCTTGGCCGATGCGCAGTTCGTCACGCTCAGCGCCCACCAGCCCGGCTACCAGACGCACACCCTCCGCAAGTTCGATCAGACCAATCGGGTTGGGATGATCAAACGGAGCAACTTGGGGGTAATGCATGATCACGAACGAGTACAGGCTGGCGCGGCCACTGGCCTCAACGCTGTCCCAATCGAACGAGTGGCACTCGATGCACACCGGTGCCGGTGGATGACGCAAGGTCTGGCACTGGGTGCAGCGCTGGATCAGTAACTTGCCAGCGTCGCAGCCTTCCCAGAAAAACCGCGTGTCGTCGCTCATGCCCGGTTTGGGGCGCTTGATCGCAGGTTTTTCCTCGACCTTGGCCGGGGCGGCTTCGGCGCTGTGGTTGTGCGCGGGGCGGAACTTGAACACGCGGAACAACAACTCTCCGACCGCCTCGTCGCCACTTTTGTGCTCAACGAAGTAGCTCATCACCAGCGTGACGAAGAAACCGGTGCCCAGACCTGTGGTTTTCTCATCACCCACTGAGTCCAGACGGGTGGTGTAGTACAGCTTTTCACCCGGCCGCACATTACGGTTAAAGCTCAGTTCGGAGTTGACCGCGACCACAGACGCATAGCCATACGACTCAATGAGCTTGAGCACCTCGTAGGGGTTTTCGGAGGTCGAGCCCGGCGGATAGTTATTGGTATGAAAACCCTCCATACACCACACCTGCAGCATCGCAGCCGGTGCCACCAGCCCGTCCTGTGCACTGCTCGAGGCAAAGGCGGCGTCGGTGTAAAGCGGGTTGTCCACGCCCATGATCTCGCACCATTGGCGGATCATCGGGGCGTTGACTTCGTCCCAGGCGTAGACGCGACCATATTCACGCCCCACCAGGGCGCGCACGTCGGTTAGCAATTGAGAATCAGCCAAGTTCGTCTCCTGCGTGTTGAGAGCGGCAACCCACTGGCGGCCGCTGAAGGTCGTCAGTTCGCTGCGTTTAAATAGGCCGGACGTTCGCCGCCGCCGTGCAGCAACAAGTTGCAGCCGCTGGCATAGCCGGCCATGGGTGATGCGATAAACAGACAGGCGTTACCGATGTCTTCGGGCACTGCCATGCGCCCTGCCGGAATCCCGGCACTGACAGCCGCGATGCCCTGCTCGTCGCCGTAATGCAAATGCGCTTGTTCGGTGCGCACCAGCCCAGGGCTGACCGTAACCACCCGCACTTTGGGTGCCCATTCCACTGCCAGCGATTGCACCAGCGCCAACACGCCCGCCTTGGCCGCGCCATACGCTGCCGTGCCGGGAGATGGACGCAGCGCACTGATGCTGCCGATAAACACAATGCAGCCGCCCTCGACCTGTTGCTGCATCAGTGCGTTGGCCTGCTGCGCAACATTCAAGGGAGCGATGAGATTGAGCCGGATGATGCCTTCGTGAAAACGTGGCGATGCACTGGCAGCCTCAGCGGCCGGGCTGCCACCGGCGTTATTGACGACCACATCGAGGCGGCCAAAATCGGCGCGAATTCCGTCAAACAGGGCCTTGAGTGAATCCATGTCACGCACGTCGCACGCCATGAATACCGCTTGCGCCGCATCGACCTTGGGCAAGGCCTCTGGAAGCGTTCTGCCGCACACAATCACCTGCGCCCCGGCTTGCAGAAAACTGCGCGCGATACCTGCGCCAATGCCTTTGGTTCCGCCGGTGACCAGTACCACCTTGCCGCTGTAGTCCAGCCCTGAAAGTTGGCCCATGACGCGCTCCTTTTCTTCTGATGGAGCCACTCTAGGGACAATCCGGGGGGCGTTCGTCGTCTGAACGGACGATGAAGCGTCACCGACCGAAAGCAACAATCCAGCGCACGCTGTGGTCACAGCCCCTGTTAATGAGGAACCCCATGTCAGACCCATCTGCCGAGCCGGTATTGCTTGAATTTCCAGCCGCAGGCGTGGCCCTGCTGCGCCTGAATCGCCCCCAGGCCACCAATGCCTTGAGCCTTGAACTGCAAGCGTTGCTGTCGCGTTACTTCACTGAACTGGCTGAAAACCCCGAAGTGCGTTGCATCCTGCTGACCGGTGGCGACAAGGTGTTCGCGGCTGGCGGCGACATCAACAGCATGGCCGGGGTCGGCCCGATTGATATTTATCAACGCCACACCGAACGGGTCTGGGCGCCGATCCAGCATTGCCCCAAACCGGTGATTGCCGCGGTGTGCGGCTATGCCTATGGCGGCGGTTGCGAGCTGGCGATGCTGGCCGACATCATCGTGGCCGGGCGCAGCGCCAAATTTTGCCAGCCTGAAATCCGCATCGGCATCATGCCCGGCATCGGCGGCACCCAGCGCCTGGTAAGGGCCGTGGGCAAAGCCAAAGCCATGCGCATGGCCCTGACCGGACAACCGATCAGCGCTGAAGAAGCCTGGATTTCAGGGCTGGTCAGTGAAGTGGTCGACGATGCGCTCGTGCAACAACACGCCCTGCAAATGGCCACACTGATCGCCGCCATGCCGCCACTGGCCGCCGAACAGATCAAGGAAGTGATATTGGCCGGAGTCGATGCACCGCTGGAAACCGGCCTGGCGCTGGAGCGCAAAGCCAATGCCCTGCTGTTTGCATCACGCGACCAGAAAGAAGGCATGCAAGCATTCATTGAAAAACGCCCGGCGAAGTTTGAAGGATATTGAATCAATCAAAGGGACTGCATCGTACTGGCTGAAACATGTAGAACGAGCTTGTCAGCGACCTAAAGATCAAAAGATCGCAGCCTGCAATTGCTCATGCGCGAGTTGAATAGTCGCAGAGCTTTTGATCTAGCTTTTGATCTAAAAGGCCCCGTTAAACCACGCTGGCCGCACGCGGGCATTGCGCAGAGGGCAACCCGGCAGGACGCCGGGTTAGCCGCGACACGGCCATGGATGGCCGATCGCGGCGGGCCCACGGAGCAATGCCTGCGTGCGGGCATGCCGAGCCATAGCGAGGCACCGAGTGGTAGGGGCAAGGACCTTTTGGTTCCTTTTGGGTCCTTCTAAAAGGGACGCGCCGTAAGGGCGCAACCTTAAGTAGCCGTTACCGCAGCAACGGATATGTACCCAGCCCAGCGGCGCCCCAATCGCTGGCAAGCCAGCTCCCACAAAGGATTGCTGCAGTGCTTCAGCGTTATGTAAGGACCTATACAAACCCCGCCCGCAATTCATTCTTCGCCACTTTGTTCGACGCATTCACGGGCAGCGCTTCATAAAACCGCACCATTCGCGGCACTTTGTAGTTGGCCATGTGCTCACGCGCCCACAGAATCAGCCCGGCTTCGTCCAGGCTCTGTTCATGGCGCAGAACCACACACGCACACCCCACCTCACCCATGCGCTCATCCGGCACGCCAATGACGGCCACTTGAGCGATGGCCGGATGCTCGATCAACCCGGCTTCGATCTCTGCCGGGTAGCAGTTAAAACCACCAACGATAAACATGTCCTTGAGCCGGTCGGTGATGCGCAAATTACCGGCCGCATCCAAGACGCCAATGTCACCGGTGTGCAGCCATCCCTCACTGTCGATGGCTTCGGCCGTGGCTTTCGGGTCTTCAAAATAGCCCTGCATCACGTGAAAACCACGCAGGCAGATTTCACCCGCGCCGCCTGCCGCTAACTCACGATTGTGCGGGTCGCGGATGCTGACTTCGGTGCCCGGAATGGCTCTGCCACTGGTGGCCGCGATGGTCTGCGCCGCGTCCTCCGGATCACAGATGGTGGCCAAGCCACCACATTCGGTCAGGCCATAAGCGGTGGTGACCACTGAGAAGCCCAATTCGCGGCGCATGCGCTCGATCAGTATCGGCGGAATGGTGGCCGCGCCCGTCACCGCAATACGCAAGCTCGACAGATCAGTTTCGGCCAGTTTGGGATGCGCCAGCATCGACAGGTACAAGGTCGGAGGCCCCGGCAACACGCTGATTCGCTCAGCGGCAATGCGCTGGAACACGGCTTCTGCATCAAATACCGGATGCGGCAAGATCGTCGCCCCGGCCAACAGGCACGTCAGCCAGCCTGCCTTGTAACCGAACGCATGGAAAAACGGGTTGATCACCAAATACCGGTCACCCGCCTGCAAGCCAATGACCTTTACGTACTCGCTAAAGGCGCGGATGGTTTGCCCATGGGCGCTCATCACGCCTTTGGGCTTGCCGGTGGTGCCAGAGGTAAACAGCAGGTCGCTGAGGTCGTTGGCTTGAAGGTCAGCCGCTCGCGCTTGGGCACTGCTCTCGCTGACGGCTGCCCCCAAGGCCAAAAAGGTCTCCCAGGCTTGCCCCAGCAATACGTGATGTTCAAGGCTGGCCGGGCGGTGTGGCGCCAGCAAGGCCGGGTAATCCACCCCCAAAAACGAAGGCTGTACAAACAACACACGCGCGCCACTGCGTTGCAGGATGTCCGCCGCTTCACCGCCTTTCATGCGGGTGTTGATCGGCACCATCACCGCACCCGCGCAATGGATGCCCAATGCGGCAATGATCCAGTCCCGGCCATTGGGTGCCCAGATCGCCACCCGATCACCTTTGTTGATGCCCAACGCCATCAGGCTGCGGGTCACGGCCAACACCAGGTGCGGAAGATCTTGGTAGTCGGTGCACACGCCGTTTTCTTCGATGGCGGTGCGCCCTGCATGGTGCTTCGCGGCATGCAGCAGCACCTCAGGAATGGTGTTCAGGCTAGAAGTCATTGCTCACTCGTCTGGCTGGTTATTCAGGAAAGCACACGCGCAACTGTTCGCTGCGGGGCACCGATTGGCAGGCCAGCACCCATCCGTCATTGAGTTCTTGCTGGTCCAGCGCATCGTTGCGCAGCATCTCGACGCTGCCGCGCTCCACGGTGCACATGCAGGTGGCACATGAGCCCACCAGGCACGAACTCGGTGGTTTCAACCCGGCACGCTGCATGGCGTTGAGCAGGGTTTCGCCCTCGGCACACGGCACTTCGAACTCTTCGCCGTCGAGGCGCACCGAGAGCTGGCTGCCAATCACCTCGGTGTTGACTGGGGCCGGAGCGGCCACACTGCCCTCCACGGGCAACGAGACAAAACGCTCAACGTGTATGCGTCCGTGCTCCATGCCCAGCGACTGCAAGGCGCTGACGGCGGCGTCCATGAAGGGGCCGGGGCCGCAGATAAAGGCTTGGGCGTGGGTATACGGCTTGGCCAGTTGCGCCAGTTGTTCGACGGCCGGAATCCCTTGTACCGAGTCCAGCCAGTGAATCACTTGCAGGCGTTGCGGGTGAGCGCTGGCCAAGGCTTTCAGCTCATGAGCAAAGATCACCGAGGCTTCATCGCGGTTGGCGTAAATCAGCAGAATCCGCCCGCTGCCGGCGATCAGCGCCGAACGCAGGATCGACAGCACCGGGGTCACGCCGCTGCCGCCACCAAACAGGACCAAGTCATCGTCGAAATGCCGGGGCACAAACACCCCGGCCGGGGGCAACACTTGCAACTCGTCGCCTTCATGCAGGTGCTGACACAGCCAGTTAGAGGCTCGGCCATCACGCACTTGTTTGATCGTGACCCGTAATGGCTCATCAACCAGCGGCGTGCTCGATAACGAATAGCAGCGCGGCAGCCAGCCGCCTTCAAAGGGGATGCGCAGGGTCAGAAACTGCCCGGATTTGTAGGCAAATTTTTCGCGCAGTGAGTCTGGCACGTCAAATACCAGCGATTTTGCATCAGCCGTTTCGCTGACGACGCGCGCCACACGCAGGGAGATATAGGCCGGTGGGTTCATATCAAGTACTCATCACAAGAGCCGGGTTCTGTGCGTGCGACGGAACATTTTTGCTGACGGCACGCCCCGCACGTCG
This window encodes:
- a CDS encoding SDR family oxidoreductase; translated protein: MGQLSGLDYSGKVVLVTGGTKGIGAGIARSFLQAGAQVIVCGRTLPEALPKVDAAQAVFMACDVRDMDSLKALFDGIRADFGRLDVVVNNAGGSPAAEAASASPRFHEGIIRLNLIAPLNVAQQANALMQQQVEGGCIVFIGSISALRPSPGTAAYGAAKAGVLALVQSLAVEWAPKVRVVTVSPGLVRTEQAHLHYGDEQGIAAVSAGIPAGRMAVPEDIGNACLFIASPMAGYASGCNLLLHGGGERPAYLNAAN
- a CDS encoding enoyl-CoA hydratase; translated protein: MSDPSAEPVLLEFPAAGVALLRLNRPQATNALSLELQALLSRYFTELAENPEVRCILLTGGDKVFAAGGDINSMAGVGPIDIYQRHTERVWAPIQHCPKPVIAAVCGYAYGGGCELAMLADIIVAGRSAKFCQPEIRIGIMPGIGGTQRLVRAVGKAKAMRMALTGQPISAEEAWISGLVSEVVDDALVQQHALQMATLIAAMPPLAAEQIKEVILAGVDAPLETGLALERKANALLFASRDQKEGMQAFIEKRPAKFEGY
- a CDS encoding MaoC family dehydratase — protein: MTSKNTKRFDDVRPGETLPELAIPITVGLVAGGAIATRDYFPGHHDLNAAQTLGSPHIFMNILTTNGLVQRYIEDWAGPEARFASLKIKLGAPNYPGDCMTFNGAVTGQDAATRTVEITLSGKNSMGNHVTGTVALVLP
- a CDS encoding FadD3 family acyl-CoA ligase, with the protein product MTSSLNTIPEVLLHAAKHHAGRTAIEENGVCTDYQDLPHLVLAVTRSLMALGINKGDRVAIWAPNGRDWIIAALGIHCAGAVMVPINTRMKGGEAADILQRSGARVLFVQPSFLGVDYPALLAPHRPASLEHHVLLGQAWETFLALGAAVSESSAQARAADLQANDLSDLLFTSGTTGKPKGVMSAHGQTIRAFSEYVKVIGLQAGDRYLVINPFFHAFGYKAGWLTCLLAGATILPHPVFDAEAVFQRIAAERISVLPGPPTLYLSMLAHPKLAETDLSSLRIAVTGAATIPPILIERMRRELGFSVVTTAYGLTECGGLATICDPEDAAQTIAATSGRAIPGTEVSIRDPHNRELAAGGAGEICLRGFHVMQGYFEDPKATAEAIDSEGWLHTGDIGVLDAAGNLRITDRLKDMFIVGGFNCYPAEIEAGLIEHPAIAQVAVIGVPDERMGEVGCACVVLRHEQSLDEAGLILWAREHMANYKVPRMVRFYEALPVNASNKVAKNELRAGFV
- a CDS encoding ferredoxin--NADP reductase, whose translation is MNPPAYISLRVARVVSETADAKSLVFDVPDSLREKFAYKSGQFLTLRIPFEGGWLPRCYSLSSTPLVDEPLRVTIKQVRDGRASNWLCQHLHEGDELQVLPPAGVFVPRHFDDDLVLFGGGSGVTPVLSILRSALIAGSGRILLIYANRDEASVIFAHELKALASAHPQRLQVIHWLDSVQGIPAVEQLAQLAKPYTHAQAFICGPGPFMDAAVSALQSLGMEHGRIHVERFVSLPVEGSVAAPAPVNTEVIGSQLSVRLDGEEFEVPCAEGETLLNAMQRAGLKPPSSCLVGSCATCMCTVERGSVEMLRNDALDQQELNDGWVLACQSVPRSEQLRVCFPE
- a CDS encoding bifunctional MaoC family dehydratase N-terminal/OB-fold nucleic acid binding domain-containing protein; amino-acid sequence: MADSQLLTDVRALVGREYGRVYAWDEVNAPMIRQWCEIMGVDNPLYTDAAFASSSAQDGLVAPAAMLQVWCMEGFHTNNYPPGSTSENPYEVLKLIESYGYASVVAVNSELSFNRNVRPGEKLYYTTRLDSVGDEKTTGLGTGFFVTLVMSYFVEHKSGDEAVGELLFRVFKFRPAHNHSAEAAPAKVEEKPAIKRPKPGMSDDTRFFWEGCDAGKLLIQRCTQCQTLRHPPAPVCIECHSFDWDSVEASGRASLYSFVIMHYPQVAPFDHPNPIGLIELAEGVRLVAGLVGAERDELRIGQALQLEFQTFDGELTLPLFRPAAQ
- a CDS encoding acyl-CoA dehydrogenase family protein, giving the protein MDFEFTEDQKAIAEMAGNVFADYCTDDRLRQFDTSEHAFMEPLWQLCVETGLQALAIPEAQGGSGLGMTELLLVLEAQGRALGQVPLWRHQLAAATLAQCAEPSLQAWAVEAAAGRALLTLDLSGLTSAQGIALQATSTAGGWLLNGRVAALALAEQSQAALLLVEAEGQPRLALVELSAKAIKQVPGRMTHGEAIADLHVDKLLIGVEHVLPASALSWLEPRSIAALAALQLGVSDEQIRRTVVYVSERRQFDRSIGSFQAVQMSMATTHIALEALRSCLWQLCYRLDAGLPAPSEALATAWQACEAGHLIGHTAQHVHGGIGVDLTYPMHRFLYWSRALGSALGGSAASLERLGDWLSHNDKLGWKYDLEEHQAL